One segment of Nostoc flagelliforme CCNUN1 DNA contains the following:
- a CDS encoding TspO/MBR family protein, with protein MKARWIITAVSAALFFGGSLLTSLRDPWFQNLQRPDWLTFEFIIPFIWIFIWVCLTISAIIVWEKSSKQSHPWLLMAMYAAIALLTSVYSPIVVELRSLTGGMIAGGLATLLVYILAFLVKPISQKASWLFLPYALWGPFGTYLTWLLIQLNQGAAR; from the coding sequence GTGAAAGCTAGATGGATTATCACAGCAGTTTCAGCAGCACTATTTTTCGGTGGTAGCCTGCTGACATCACTGCGTGACCCTTGGTTTCAGAACTTGCAGCGTCCCGACTGGTTGACCTTTGAATTCATTATCCCCTTTATCTGGATATTCATTTGGGTCTGTCTGACAATCTCAGCAATTATCGTGTGGGAGAAAAGCTCAAAACAGTCTCATCCTTGGCTGTTGATGGCTATGTACGCAGCGATCGCCCTCTTAACTTCCGTTTATAGTCCCATTGTGGTAGAACTTCGCAGCCTAACAGGTGGAATGATTGCTGGTGGCTTGGCAACGCTTCTCGTTTATATTTTGGCATTTTTGGTTAAGCCAATTTCCCAAAAAGCCTCCTGGCTATTCCTACCCTATGCTCTCTGGGGCCCTTTCGGTACTTATCTCACTTGGCTATTAATTCAACTTAATCAAGGCGCAGCTAGATAA
- the petN gene encoding cytochrome b6-f complex subunit PetN, producing the protein MEILTLGWVSLLVVFTWSIAMVVWGRNGL; encoded by the coding sequence ATGGAGATTTTGACACTAGGTTGGGTATCACTGTTAGTTGTGTTTACTTGGTCGATTGCAATGGTAGTTTGGGGACGTAACGGACTGTAG
- a CDS encoding hybrid sensor histidine kinase/response regulator yields the protein MGKTANNGFILIVDDNPTNLSVLCEALNSEGFRFRVAVDGETAIAQAERNQPELILLDVQMPGIDGFETCRRLKANPVTQNIPIIFTTALSDTESKTKGFSLGAVDYIPKPFAQEEVIARVRVHLQLKQLTESLEQQVSDRTKALQQAQVQLVQQEKLSTLGELIAGIGHEINNPINFISSNIPPLQEYISGVTKLLLLYEQDYPNPTAKITTAIKDLDLNFVLEDMVKILNSLEVGSERIQNLSNSLRNFSRSDSDTKISADLHQGLDSTLMILQHRLKANGERPGIEVIKNYGVLPEVNCYIGQMNQVFMNILANAIDALDEAIILGKMINLIPQIQIATEIDSEQLVIIRIADNGIGIPERLKKRLFEPLFTTKTVGKGTGLGLSIAYQIVVEKHKGVLEVNSQSGMGSEFIIKIPA from the coding sequence ATGGGCAAAACTGCAAATAACGGATTTATTTTGATTGTGGATGATAATCCGACAAATTTATCTGTCCTGTGTGAAGCACTTAATAGTGAGGGTTTTCGTTTCCGTGTTGCAGTCGATGGAGAAACTGCGATCGCTCAAGCCGAACGCAATCAACCAGAGTTGATTTTGCTGGATGTACAAATGCCCGGTATTGACGGTTTTGAAACTTGTCGCCGCCTTAAAGCCAATCCTGTTACCCAGAACATCCCGATTATTTTCACCACTGCCTTATCAGATACGGAAAGCAAAACTAAGGGATTTTCCCTTGGTGCAGTAGATTATATCCCTAAACCGTTTGCACAAGAGGAAGTCATTGCTAGAGTGCGCGTACATTTACAACTCAAACAATTGACTGAATCTTTGGAACAACAAGTTAGCGATCGCACCAAGGCTTTGCAACAAGCTCAAGTCCAACTAGTGCAGCAAGAAAAACTATCAACACTCGGAGAGTTAATCGCTGGTATTGGCCATGAAATCAACAACCCCATCAACTTTATTTCTAGCAATATTCCACCCTTGCAAGAATACATTTCAGGAGTAACGAAGTTGCTTTTACTGTATGAACAAGACTATCCAAACCCAACAGCCAAAATTACCACTGCTATTAAAGATTTGGATCTTAATTTCGTTCTTGAAGATATGGTAAAAATTTTGAACTCTCTCGAAGTGGGAAGCGAACGAATTCAAAACCTTTCTAATTCACTCCGCAACTTCTCTCGCTCGGATAGTGATACCAAAATATCTGCTGATTTGCACCAAGGTTTAGATAGTACACTAATGATTTTGCAACACCGCCTCAAAGCTAATGGCGAGCGTCCCGGCATCGAGGTTATTAAAAATTATGGAGTATTACCAGAGGTAAACTGCTATATTGGGCAGATGAATCAAGTATTTATGAACATTTTGGCAAATGCAATTGATGCCCTTGATGAAGCTATTATTCTAGGTAAAATGATCAATCTAATTCCTCAGATTCAAATTGCAACAGAAATAGATTCTGAACAATTGGTTATAATTCGGATTGCTGACAATGGGATTGGTATTCCTGAACGGTTAAAAAAGCGCTTATTTGAGCCGTTGTTTACCACAAAAACCGTTGGTAAAGGTACTGGACTAGGCTTGTCGATCGCATATCAAATAGTTGTAGAGAAACACAAAGGTGTATTAGAAGTGAATTCTCAATCAGGTATGGGAAGCGAGTTTATTATCAAAATTCCCGCATAA
- a CDS encoding ATP-binding protein, with product MPTFFNYPFHSNGFVAHGHCYLWKTGLVWLHIISDATIALAYYSIPFLLIYFISKRKDLPFNGVFLLFGAFIIACGTGHLMDIWTLWHPDYWIAGGLKALTAIISIYTAFALFYLMPQALALPSPAQLEVINRALSTEIVERKRIEKELRVAQEVTQNSSQAKSEFLANMSHELRTPLNGILGYTQILQRTESLSEKGRKGVSIIYQCGSHLLTLINDVLDLSKIEARKLELYPVDFYLPAFIDSVTEICRIRAEQKVITFQVELDPDLPIGIHADEKRLRQVLINLLSNAIKFTNQGSVTFKVQVIGQQANANGKTDYKIRFQVIDTGTGIIPEQAEKIFQPFEQVGNQKRQSEGTGLGLAISQQIVLLMGSQIQVQSILGKGSTFWFEAKFPESKDWAKVSRVVEQGTIVGYEGQRRTILIADDKWENRSVIVNLLEPVGFTVVEASQGEEAWEQALLYKPDMIITDLVMPILNGFELIERLRQPGPFKEIAVIASSASVFAIDQHKSIDVGADAFLPKPVEAETLLEILRQFLQLEWIFDVKVDAIKKTYTGGLDQSNEMIYPAKEVLQELFDLTQDGDIQKVLELAEELSASDEQLSIFTQHIVQLASNFQLKRLETFIVSIQESEFRSQNK from the coding sequence ATGCCGACGTTTTTCAACTATCCTTTTCACTCTAATGGTTTTGTTGCCCACGGACATTGTTATCTCTGGAAAACTGGATTAGTTTGGCTCCACATTATTTCTGATGCCACGATCGCTCTAGCCTATTATTCCATTCCCTTCCTACTGATTTACTTTATTTCTAAGCGCAAAGACCTTCCTTTCAATGGAGTCTTTTTGTTATTTGGTGCTTTTATCATTGCCTGCGGTACTGGACACTTGATGGATATTTGGACGCTTTGGCATCCAGACTATTGGATTGCAGGTGGTTTAAAAGCTTTAACTGCCATTATTTCGATATATACAGCATTTGCGTTATTTTATCTCATGCCTCAAGCTCTGGCACTACCCAGCCCAGCCCAGTTAGAAGTTATCAATCGAGCGCTTTCAACTGAAATTGTAGAGCGCAAGCGCATCGAAAAAGAACTACGCGTTGCACAGGAAGTCACTCAAAACTCCAGCCAAGCCAAGAGTGAATTTCTCGCCAATATGAGTCATGAGCTACGCACACCTCTTAACGGTATTCTGGGCTATACACAAATTCTCCAACGCACAGAATCTTTAAGTGAAAAAGGACGTAAAGGAGTCAGCATCATTTATCAATGTGGTTCCCATCTTTTAACCCTAATTAATGATGTCCTGGATCTCTCCAAAATAGAAGCTCGAAAACTAGAATTGTATCCTGTTGATTTCTACTTGCCTGCCTTTATAGATAGCGTAACTGAAATTTGCCGCATCCGAGCAGAACAAAAGGTAATCACATTTCAAGTCGAACTCGATCCTGATTTGCCAATAGGCATTCATGCTGATGAAAAACGCTTGCGACAAGTACTGATTAACTTGCTTAGTAATGCGATCAAATTTACTAATCAAGGTAGTGTCACCTTCAAAGTTCAGGTCATTGGTCAACAAGCAAACGCCAATGGAAAAACTGACTACAAAATTCGCTTTCAGGTAATAGATACTGGCACTGGTATAATCCCTGAACAAGCCGAGAAAATCTTTCAGCCCTTTGAGCAAGTGGGAAATCAGAAAAGACAATCTGAAGGTACAGGCTTGGGATTAGCAATTAGCCAACAAATTGTTTTGTTGATGGGTAGTCAAATTCAGGTGCAAAGTATCTTAGGCAAAGGTAGCACTTTTTGGTTTGAAGCAAAATTCCCAGAATCTAAAGACTGGGCAAAGGTTTCTAGAGTGGTTGAGCAGGGAACTATTGTTGGTTATGAAGGACAAAGGCGCACCATTTTGATTGCAGATGACAAATGGGAAAACCGATCAGTAATTGTAAATTTACTAGAGCCTGTTGGGTTTACTGTTGTAGAAGCTAGTCAGGGTGAGGAAGCATGGGAACAGGCTCTACTCTACAAACCAGACATGATTATTACTGACCTAGTGATGCCTATATTGAATGGATTTGAGTTGATCGAACGTTTGCGTCAGCCTGGGCCATTTAAAGAGATTGCTGTCATCGCTTCGTCAGCCAGCGTATTTGCAATCGATCAGCACAAGAGTATTGATGTAGGTGCAGATGCATTTCTACCAAAGCCTGTAGAAGCTGAAACGCTGCTGGAAATTCTACGACAATTTTTGCAACTGGAATGGATTTTTGACGTTAAGGTAGACGCAATCAAAAAAACCTATACAGGTGGTTTGGATCAATCAAATGAGATGATTTATCCTGCTAAAGAGGTTTTACAAGAGTTATTCGATCTGACACAAGACGGCGATATTCAAAAAGTTTTAGAACTTGCTGAAGAACTTTCTGCATCTGATGAACAGTTAAGCATTTTTACCCAGCATATCGTCCAACTTGCTAGTAATTTCCAACTCAAACGTTTGGAAACTTTTATTGTAAGTATTCAGGAGTCAGAATTCAGGAGTCAGAATAAATGA